One Streptomyces drozdowiczii DNA segment encodes these proteins:
- a CDS encoding Lrp/AsnC family transcriptional regulator, whose protein sequence is MSDYSPDATDWRILDVLQREGRASFAELARAVAMSPSAVTERVRRLEETGVISGYAAVVDPERLGLPILAFVRLRYPNGNYKPFHDLLDTTPEIVEAHHVTGDDCFVLKVTARSMSHLETVSGKIGALGSVTTSVVYSSPLPGRPISR, encoded by the coding sequence ATGAGCGACTATTCCCCGGACGCCACCGACTGGCGCATTCTCGACGTGCTGCAACGCGAGGGCCGCGCCTCGTTCGCGGAGCTGGCGCGGGCGGTGGCCATGTCGCCGAGCGCCGTGACGGAGCGGGTCCGCCGGCTCGAGGAGACCGGGGTCATCAGCGGTTACGCGGCCGTGGTCGATCCGGAACGGCTCGGGCTGCCGATCCTCGCCTTCGTACGGCTGCGGTATCCGAACGGCAACTACAAGCCGTTCCACGACCTCCTCGACACCACGCCGGAGATCGTGGAGGCCCATCACGTCACCGGCGACGACTGCTTCGTGCTCAAGGTGACGGCCCGCTCGATGAGCCATCTGGAGACCGTCTCCGGGAAGATCGGCGCCCTGGGCTCCGTCACCACGAGCGTCGTCTACTCCTCGCCGCTGCCGGGGCGGCCGATCAGCCGCTGA
- a CDS encoding DUF6493 family protein produces MTTLLDAVREGRTDDIRPLLARLDRGGRKAALEELKALRKEARGWRWGERTRVRKAILVAGAGCHTGAAGCATWLGARDMRDWVHSPYPWVLEVLGDREPDWLADLARRLAARAVESEAEYRLVEELARRAGCPLPVSDGMVRAWAERVNSARWHGGSGKPLLDVLRADARLDVLVPHLLTMPELPSVVAWVDSGSPDEYWPAALTALVAEGRLDRAALLDGCTARLLRGGKPTDLRFCLLVVRGLAPTAEEEAARVADWMAMAADGPSPVAGHAQEVLARLDARGALSVRQLAEVSGGVLFRTEKKLVRAQLIHLGKVLRREPSAADELVPVIADAFGHPDTDAQERALKLAARALPAASPEVRAEAAGMASLLAPVHRETARAVFGELLEDAPGTAAYEEILPPPPAPRPLGPPAASVAELTEEVTAVLLRSDQEDVSAFERALDGLVRQAHSGREELITALESALAGQWWAKAPRDDVDRRMLRGGDGLHLVAASLLGRISRRAVHDGQTRGEAKGTCCHAALDAIVYARLWEAAAVVGAGTLPYLLATPTWHTGAIDAPELVERLRGYGELGVKAGPVDFAQALLRVRRTGEEKAAERAAALGTAEGDRLAEWLRADQPVATVLPQHVETDVPVARDWLRQTVTTVRRVLLSTDGNRLVQQRLPRTFHWLGSPHAPLNHRCYHWFVESPHWTAVLPRTARPWRRGCCPPSRRAWTSSGAPPGCCPRSPRPADPPPGRCIWPWRTGSAPGTRRTGSRRWTPCWCWRPGAGWTRSCSAASWRG; encoded by the coding sequence ATGACCACCCTGCTGGACGCGGTCCGCGAGGGCCGCACGGACGACATCCGGCCCCTGCTGGCCCGGCTCGACCGGGGCGGACGCAAGGCGGCCCTGGAGGAGTTGAAGGCGCTGCGCAAGGAGGCCCGTGGCTGGCGCTGGGGCGAGCGCACCCGGGTCCGCAAGGCGATCCTGGTGGCCGGTGCGGGCTGCCACACCGGGGCGGCGGGCTGCGCGACCTGGCTCGGCGCCAGGGACATGCGGGACTGGGTGCACTCGCCGTACCCGTGGGTCCTGGAGGTGCTGGGCGACCGCGAGCCGGACTGGCTCGCCGATCTCGCCCGCCGGCTGGCCGCGCGCGCCGTGGAGTCCGAGGCGGAGTACCGGCTGGTCGAGGAGCTGGCCCGCCGGGCGGGCTGTCCGCTGCCCGTCTCGGACGGCATGGTCCGGGCGTGGGCGGAGCGGGTCAACAGCGCGCGATGGCACGGCGGCTCCGGTAAGCCCCTGCTCGATGTGTTGCGGGCGGACGCCCGTCTCGACGTCCTCGTGCCGCATCTCCTGACCATGCCGGAGCTGCCCTCGGTGGTGGCCTGGGTCGACAGCGGCTCCCCCGACGAGTACTGGCCGGCCGCGCTGACCGCGCTGGTGGCGGAGGGGCGGCTCGACCGGGCGGCCCTGCTCGACGGCTGCACCGCGCGGCTGCTGCGGGGCGGGAAGCCCACCGATCTCCGCTTCTGCCTGCTGGTCGTGCGGGGGCTCGCTCCGACCGCCGAGGAGGAGGCGGCGCGGGTCGCCGACTGGATGGCGATGGCGGCCGACGGGCCCTCCCCGGTGGCCGGACACGCCCAAGAGGTGCTGGCCCGGCTCGACGCGCGGGGGGCGCTGTCGGTCCGGCAGCTGGCGGAGGTCTCCGGTGGGGTGCTCTTCCGTACGGAGAAGAAGCTGGTGCGCGCCCAGTTGATCCACCTGGGCAAGGTGCTGCGCCGGGAGCCTTCGGCGGCGGACGAGCTGGTGCCGGTGATCGCGGACGCCTTCGGGCATCCGGACACCGACGCGCAGGAGCGGGCGCTCAAGCTGGCCGCCCGCGCCCTGCCCGCCGCCTCTCCGGAGGTCCGCGCGGAGGCGGCCGGGATGGCCTCGCTGCTGGCGCCGGTGCACCGGGAGACGGCGCGCGCGGTCTTCGGGGAGCTGCTGGAGGACGCGCCGGGGACCGCCGCCTACGAGGAGATCCTGCCGCCGCCCCCGGCCCCGCGCCCGCTCGGCCCGCCGGCGGCGTCCGTGGCCGAGCTCACCGAGGAGGTGACGGCGGTCCTGCTCCGGTCGGACCAGGAGGACGTCAGCGCGTTCGAACGGGCGCTGGACGGGCTGGTCCGGCAGGCCCACAGCGGCCGGGAGGAGCTGATCACCGCCCTGGAGTCCGCACTCGCCGGACAGTGGTGGGCCAAGGCCCCCCGGGACGACGTCGACCGGCGGATGCTGCGCGGCGGCGACGGCCTGCACCTCGTCGCGGCCTCGCTGCTCGGGCGGATCTCGCGGCGCGCCGTCCACGACGGACAGACCCGCGGGGAGGCGAAGGGCACCTGCTGCCACGCGGCTCTCGACGCGATCGTGTACGCCCGCCTGTGGGAGGCCGCCGCCGTGGTAGGGGCGGGCACGCTGCCGTATCTGCTGGCCACGCCCACCTGGCACACGGGGGCCATCGACGCCCCGGAGCTGGTGGAGCGGCTGCGCGGATACGGGGAGCTGGGCGTCAAGGCGGGGCCGGTGGACTTCGCGCAGGCCCTGCTGCGGGTGCGGCGCACCGGCGAGGAAAAGGCCGCGGAGCGGGCCGCCGCGCTGGGCACGGCGGAGGGCGACCGGCTGGCGGAATGGCTCCGGGCGGACCAGCCGGTGGCGACCGTGCTGCCCCAGCATGTGGAGACGGATGTGCCCGTAGCCCGGGACTGGCTGCGGCAGACGGTGACCACGGTGCGCCGGGTGCTGCTGTCCACCGACGGGAACCGCCTCGTCCAGCAGCGGCTTCCCCGGACCTTCCACTGGCTCGGCAGCCCGCACGCCCCGCTCAACCACCGCTGCTACCACTGGTTCGTGGAGTCGCCGCACTGGACCGCCGTCCTCCCGAGGACGGCGAGACCCTGGCGGCGTGGCTGCTGCCCACCGTCGCGTCGTGCGTGGACGAGCAGCGGGGCACCACCTGGCTGCTGCCCGCGCTCGCCGAGACCGGCGGACCCGCCGCCGGGGCGGTGCATCTGGCCCTGGCGTACGGGCTCGGCGCCCGGGACGCGGAGGACCGGCTCTCGGCGGTGGACGCCCTGCTGGTGCTGGCGGCCCGGGGCCGGCTGGACGCGGAGCTGCTCGGCGGCGAGCTGGCGCGGCTGA
- a CDS encoding DUF885 domain-containing protein — MSDSSSSALPRQIADAYVDAFIELDPISGTYLGVAASSRRLPDFSPAGQEQLAALARDTLARLDRAEQLPGAAEDAERRCGRLLRERLTAELAVHEADEALRAVSNLHSPAHSIREVFTVTPTETDEDWAAVVERLRAVPAALAGYQESLALGLERKLHGGPRATATFLGQLDEWVGDGTNGFFRDFAAGGPDSLRAELDEAAAQATGALDELRHWMREVYAPGIEGEPDTVGRERYARWSRYFNGTDLDLDEAYAYGWSEYHRLLAEMKTEAEKVLPGAGPWEALAHLDVHGKHIEGVDEVQAWLQGLMDEAIDALDGTHFELAERVRRVESRIAPPGGAAAPYYTGPSEDFSRPGRTWLPTMGETRFPVYDLVSTWYHEGVPGHHLQLAQWAHVAESLSRYQASIGIVSANAEGWALYAERLMDELGFLPDAERRLGYLDAQMMRACRVIVDIGMHVGLEIPADSPFHPGERWTPELAQEFFGNHSGRPADFVESELTRYLSMPGQAIGYKLGERAWLLGRENARKAHGDAFDLKAWHMAALSQGPLGLDDLVDELSKL, encoded by the coding sequence ATGTCTGACTCTTCCAGCAGCGCACTGCCGCGCCAGATCGCCGACGCCTACGTCGACGCCTTCATCGAACTCGACCCGATCTCCGGCACCTACCTCGGTGTCGCGGCAAGTTCGCGCCGCCTTCCCGACTTCTCCCCCGCCGGCCAGGAACAACTGGCCGCGCTGGCCCGGGACACGCTCGCCCGGCTCGACCGCGCGGAGCAGCTGCCCGGGGCCGCCGAGGACGCCGAGCGCCGCTGCGGCCGGCTGCTGCGGGAGCGGCTGACGGCCGAACTCGCCGTGCACGAGGCGGACGAGGCGCTGCGGGCCGTCTCCAACCTGCACTCCCCCGCGCACTCGATCCGTGAGGTGTTCACGGTGACGCCGACCGAGACGGACGAGGACTGGGCGGCCGTCGTGGAGCGGCTGCGGGCCGTTCCGGCGGCGCTCGCCGGCTACCAGGAGTCCCTGGCGCTCGGTCTGGAACGCAAGCTGCACGGCGGTCCGCGTGCCACCGCCACGTTCCTCGGGCAGCTGGACGAGTGGGTCGGCGACGGCACGAACGGCTTCTTCCGGGACTTCGCGGCCGGCGGCCCGGACAGCCTGCGCGCGGAGCTGGACGAGGCCGCCGCGCAGGCCACCGGCGCGCTGGACGAGCTGCGCCACTGGATGCGCGAGGTGTACGCCCCCGGGATCGAGGGCGAGCCCGACACGGTGGGCCGTGAGCGGTACGCCCGCTGGTCGCGCTACTTCAACGGCACGGACCTGGATCTGGACGAGGCGTACGCGTACGGCTGGTCCGAATACCACCGGCTGCTCGCCGAGATGAAGACCGAGGCCGAGAAGGTGCTGCCGGGCGCGGGCCCCTGGGAGGCGCTGGCCCATCTCGATGTGCACGGCAAGCACATCGAGGGCGTGGACGAGGTCCAGGCGTGGCTCCAGGGCCTGATGGACGAGGCGATCGACGCGCTGGACGGGACGCACTTCGAACTGGCCGAGCGGGTGCGCCGGGTGGAGTCGCGGATCGCGCCGCCCGGCGGCGCCGCCGCCCCGTACTACACGGGCCCCTCCGAGGACTTCTCGCGGCCCGGCCGCACCTGGCTGCCGACCATGGGCGAGACCCGCTTCCCGGTGTACGACCTGGTGTCCACCTGGTACCACGAGGGCGTGCCCGGTCACCACCTCCAGCTCGCCCAGTGGGCGCACGTGGCGGAGAGCCTGTCGCGCTACCAGGCGTCGATCGGCATCGTCAGCGCCAACGCCGAGGGCTGGGCGCTGTACGCGGAGCGGCTGATGGACGAGCTGGGCTTCCTGCCCGACGCGGAGCGCCGGCTCGGCTATCTGGACGCGCAGATGATGCGCGCCTGCCGGGTGATCGTGGACATCGGCATGCATGTGGGCCTGGAGATCCCGGCCGACTCGCCGTTCCACCCGGGTGAGCGGTGGACGCCGGAGCTGGCGCAGGAGTTCTTCGGCAACCACAGCGGCCGGCCCGCCGACTTCGTGGAGAGCGAGCTGACCCGCTACCTCTCGATGCCGGGCCAGGCCATCGGCTACAAGCTGGGCGAGCGCGCCTGGCTGTTGGGCCGGGAGAACGCCCGGAAGGCGCACGGTGACGCCTTCGACCTCAAGGCGTGGCACATGGCGGCCCTGTCCCAGGGCCCGCTGGGTCTGGACGACCTGGTGGACGAGCTGTCGAAGCTCTGA
- a CDS encoding rhodanese-like domain-containing protein codes for MTPQPGALAAHPVLSVPPAEPADAVAYFGASLAFHADVSDVAAALAAGGDPGFVLLDSRSTESWDQGHIPGALHLPTALVAEQAPRLLDPAVPVVTYCWGPGCNGATRAALALARLGYRVKEMLGGFEYWAREGFPYETWEGEGRRAADPLTAPAGTDDCGC; via the coding sequence ATGACTCCCCAGCCCGGCGCCCTCGCCGCCCACCCGGTCCTGAGCGTGCCGCCCGCCGAACCCGCCGACGCCGTCGCCTACTTCGGAGCCTCGCTCGCCTTCCACGCCGATGTCTCGGACGTCGCGGCGGCCCTGGCCGCCGGGGGAGACCCCGGCTTCGTCCTGCTCGATTCCCGGTCCACCGAGTCCTGGGACCAGGGGCACATCCCGGGCGCCCTGCACCTGCCGACCGCGCTCGTCGCCGAGCAGGCACCCCGGCTCCTCGACCCGGCCGTGCCGGTGGTCACGTACTGCTGGGGACCCGGCTGCAACGGCGCCACCCGCGCCGCCCTCGCCCTGGCCAGGCTCGGTTACCGGGTCAAGGAGATGCTCGGCGGCTTCGAGTACTGGGCGCGCGAGGGATTCCCGTACGAGACCTGGGAGGGGGAAGGGAGGCGCGCCGCCGACCCGCTGACCGCGCCGGCCGGCACGGACGACTGCGGCTGCTGA
- a CDS encoding SWIM zinc finger family protein, which translates to MTRTVQALAYSRPSVLASSGAGRSLGLETAGGSTPQGAEAHPRFFSGFLASPQIAARGLLAVADVAAARYYQRTLAASLDPVVTGNGDRLRFESFSGCCGVYARLDVLGEGLEGVKTGHGTTNVDVNHPLREALSRMGGDEPLHLRVGPDEMAVTTTGGAVVEKKVPLPDRWLRGFAEAQVASAAFDLRAELPAAEAVRFLRSLPTSSGAAARGARWVVPAGRTLRPTTRPVPGAVCLPGPQRLTALQRVLRYASALRVYGPPADGAAAASAWEVVLPGMRLTLTLSPDASRGFSGEGGVLEALATDEAAADAELVSVLLAWEPRIEPDRLAEQAGLPVERVRAALVRLGTAGRVGYDLADAAYFHRELPYDADRAERHNPRLVAARRLAREGAVVLDGELAAVRSGDRRYQVRERSGALSCTCQWWADYRGRRGPCKHALAVRMVRRGAAVAGGAR; encoded by the coding sequence ATGACCCGAACCGTGCAGGCCCTGGCCTACTCACGTCCTTCCGTCCTGGCCTCCTCGGGGGCCGGGCGATCGCTCGGCCTGGAGACGGCCGGCGGCTCCACACCGCAGGGCGCCGAGGCGCATCCCCGGTTCTTCTCCGGGTTCCTGGCCTCGCCGCAGATAGCGGCGCGGGGGCTGCTCGCGGTCGCGGACGTCGCCGCCGCGCGCTACTACCAGCGGACCCTGGCGGCCTCGCTGGACCCGGTGGTGACGGGCAACGGGGACCGGCTGCGCTTCGAGTCGTTCTCCGGCTGCTGCGGGGTGTACGCGCGGCTCGACGTGCTCGGCGAGGGTCTGGAGGGCGTGAAGACGGGCCACGGCACCACCAATGTGGACGTGAACCATCCGCTGCGGGAGGCGCTGTCCCGGATGGGCGGCGACGAGCCGCTGCATCTGCGGGTGGGCCCGGACGAGATGGCGGTGACCACGACGGGCGGTGCCGTCGTGGAGAAGAAGGTGCCGTTGCCGGACCGCTGGCTGCGGGGGTTCGCGGAGGCGCAGGTGGCGTCCGCCGCCTTCGACCTGCGGGCGGAGCTCCCGGCGGCGGAGGCCGTACGGTTCCTGAGGTCGCTGCCCACGTCCTCGGGGGCGGCCGCGCGCGGCGCCCGGTGGGTGGTCCCCGCCGGGCGGACGCTCCGGCCCACGACCAGGCCGGTGCCCGGTGCCGTCTGCCTTCCCGGACCGCAGCGGCTGACCGCCCTGCAACGGGTCCTGCGGTACGCGTCGGCGCTCCGCGTGTACGGGCCGCCGGCCGACGGCGCGGCCGCCGCGAGCGCCTGGGAGGTCGTGCTGCCCGGAATGCGGCTCACGCTGACGCTGTCGCCCGACGCCTCGCGCGGCTTCTCCGGCGAGGGCGGCGTCCTGGAGGCGCTGGCCACGGACGAAGCGGCGGCCGACGCGGAGCTGGTGTCGGTGCTGCTGGCGTGGGAGCCCCGGATCGAGCCGGACCGGCTGGCGGAGCAGGCGGGCCTTCCGGTGGAGCGGGTCCGGGCCGCCCTGGTCCGGCTGGGCACGGCCGGCCGGGTGGGCTACGACCTCGCGGACGCCGCGTACTTCCACCGCGAGCTGCCGTACGACGCGGACCGGGCCGAGCGGCACAATCCCCGGCTGGTCGCGGCGCGGCGGCTGGCCCGGGAGGGGGCGGTGGTCCTGGACGGCGAGCTGGCGGCGGTGCGTTCGGGCGACCGGCGCTACCAGGTCCGTGAGCGGTCGGGGGCGCTGAGCTGCACCTGCCAGTGGTGGGCGGACTACCGGGGCCGCCGGGGCCCGTGCAAGCACGCCCTCGCGGTCCGGATGGTCCGCCGTGGCGCGGCGGTCGCCGGGGGTGCGCGATGA
- a CDS encoding GNAT family N-acetyltransferase, with protein MTSAKSARRPHHWRRDVIELAALFTAVAVADAIANLIGHQPDGPYLLIASAVALTATAAFHTWWARRHSHAPPPAPATDTTAASDAHDTSAAPGETVLWRMRTTVRDVPGSLAALCTVLARHGIDILTLQTHPLARGTVDEFLLRVPASLPARELSRAVAAAGGSSTWTERADAHDLVDAPTRLLGLATRTALDAAELPLALRQLLGRCTIHSLPAVSVTGRATGETAPVEGVLEETVMRLRDPSGGVITVERPYLPFTPTEFARARALVELDARLGPRVPRGEQVLRLPEGDEITVRRADRADLDAAVEMHGRCSEQTLRLRYHGPVRDADRYLDHLLSPRFGRTLAVQTASGRMVALGHLLWDGDETEVALLVEDEWQRRGIGSELLARLVALAVEAGCENVYAVTQASNTGMVAAMRALSLPLDYQIEEGTLVITARLAATPARPLPQLPPYEQAEH; from the coding sequence GTGACATCCGCGAAGAGTGCCCGCCGCCCCCACCACTGGCGGCGGGACGTGATCGAACTCGCCGCGCTGTTCACGGCGGTGGCGGTCGCCGACGCGATCGCCAACCTGATCGGGCACCAGCCGGACGGCCCCTACCTGCTCATCGCCTCGGCCGTGGCCCTGACCGCGACGGCCGCGTTCCACACCTGGTGGGCACGGCGCCACAGCCACGCGCCGCCTCCCGCACCGGCCACCGATACCACCGCCGCATCCGATGCCCACGACACCTCCGCCGCCCCCGGCGAGACCGTGCTGTGGCGGATGCGGACCACCGTGCGGGACGTCCCCGGGAGCCTGGCCGCGCTGTGCACGGTGCTGGCCCGGCACGGCATCGACATCCTCACGCTCCAGACGCACCCGCTGGCGCGGGGCACCGTGGACGAGTTCCTGCTGAGGGTGCCCGCGTCGCTGCCGGCCCGGGAGCTGTCGCGCGCGGTCGCCGCCGCCGGGGGCAGCTCCACCTGGACGGAGCGGGCCGACGCCCACGACCTGGTGGACGCCCCGACCCGGCTGCTCGGCCTCGCCACCCGTACCGCCCTGGACGCCGCCGAACTTCCGCTGGCTCTGCGTCAGTTGCTCGGGCGGTGCACGATCCACTCGCTGCCCGCCGTCTCCGTGACCGGGCGTGCCACCGGTGAGACCGCCCCGGTCGAAGGGGTGCTGGAGGAGACCGTGATGCGGCTGCGCGACCCGTCGGGCGGCGTCATCACCGTGGAGCGGCCCTATCTGCCGTTCACGCCCACGGAGTTCGCGCGGGCCCGTGCGCTGGTGGAGCTCGACGCCCGGCTCGGCCCCCGGGTCCCGCGCGGCGAGCAGGTGCTCAGGCTGCCCGAGGGCGACGAGATCACCGTGCGCCGGGCGGACCGGGCCGACCTCGACGCGGCCGTGGAGATGCACGGGCGGTGCTCCGAGCAGACCCTGCGGCTGCGCTACCACGGCCCGGTCCGGGACGCCGACCGCTATCTGGACCACCTGCTGAGCCCGCGCTTCGGCCGTACCCTCGCCGTGCAGACGGCGTCCGGGCGGATGGTCGCCCTCGGCCACCTGCTCTGGGACGGCGACGAGACCGAGGTGGCGCTCCTGGTCGAGGACGAGTGGCAGCGGCGCGGCATCGGCTCCGAGCTGCTGGCCCGCCTGGTGGCGCTGGCCGTCGAGGCCGGCTGCGAGAACGTCTACGCCGTCACCCAGGCGTCCAACACCGGGATGGTGGCCGCCATGCGCGCGCTCTCGCTGCCGCTCGACTACCAGATCGAGGAGGGCACGCTCGTGATCACCGCACGCCTCGCGGCGACCCCGGCGCGCCCCCTGCCGCAGCTGCCGCCGTACGAACAGGCCGAGCACTGA
- a CDS encoding trans-sulfuration enzyme family protein, translating to MDNESVLPPSTTPSRALATEAVHAGRDDLAALGLHAAPIDLSTTYPSYDSRAEAERIDAFATTGARPDGPPVYARLDNPTTGRFETALARLESTASAVAFASGMAALTAVLLARASVGLRHVVAVRPLYGCSDHLLGAGLLGTEVTWTDPAGIAEAIRPDTGLVIVETPANPTLAEVDIRAVAHSCGSVPLLVDNTFATPVLQRPVEHGARIVLHSATKYLGGHGDVMGGVVACDEEFAAVLRRIRFATGGVLHPMAGYLLLRGLSTLPVRVRAASTSAAELARRLSADPRVARVHYPEIGGAMVAFEVYGDPHQVIAGVRLITPAVSLGSVDTLIQHPASISHRIVDEGDRHASGVGDRLLRMSVGLEDVEDLWADLCQALGGGDSVRGGVSARPVRTAAAAAGGAPGSPRGVR from the coding sequence ATGGACAACGAATCCGTGCTGCCGCCCTCGACCACCCCGTCCCGGGCGCTCGCCACCGAAGCCGTGCACGCCGGACGCGACGACCTCGCGGCCCTCGGCCTGCACGCCGCACCGATCGACCTGTCGACCACCTACCCCTCGTACGACTCCCGCGCCGAGGCCGAGCGGATCGACGCCTTCGCCACCACCGGGGCCCGCCCGGACGGCCCGCCGGTCTACGCACGGCTCGACAACCCCACCACCGGCCGCTTCGAAACGGCACTCGCCCGGCTCGAATCCACCGCGAGCGCGGTGGCGTTCGCCAGCGGCATGGCCGCGCTGACCGCCGTCCTGCTGGCCCGCGCGAGCGTGGGACTGCGCCATGTGGTGGCCGTGCGGCCGCTGTACGGGTGCAGCGACCACCTGCTGGGCGCCGGGCTGCTGGGCACCGAGGTGACCTGGACGGACCCGGCGGGCATCGCGGAGGCGATCCGGCCCGACACGGGTCTGGTGATCGTGGAGACCCCGGCCAACCCGACCCTGGCCGAGGTGGACATCCGGGCCGTCGCCCACTCCTGCGGTTCGGTTCCGCTGCTGGTCGACAACACCTTCGCGACGCCCGTCCTCCAGCGTCCCGTCGAGCACGGGGCGCGGATCGTGCTGCACAGCGCGACGAAGTACCTGGGCGGGCACGGTGACGTGATGGGCGGAGTCGTCGCGTGCGACGAGGAGTTCGCCGCCGTGCTGCGCCGGATCCGCTTCGCCACCGGCGGGGTCCTGCACCCGATGGCCGGCTATCTGCTGCTGCGGGGCCTGTCCACCCTGCCGGTGCGGGTCCGGGCCGCCTCCACGAGCGCCGCCGAACTCGCCCGCCGGCTCTCCGCCGACCCCCGGGTGGCGCGGGTGCACTACCCGGAGATCGGCGGCGCCATGGTCGCGTTCGAGGTGTACGGAGACCCGCACCAGGTGATCGCGGGGGTGCGGCTGATCACCCCGGCCGTCAGCCTCGGCAGCGTGGACACCCTCATCCAGCACCCGGCCTCCATCAGCCACCGCATCGTGGACGAGGGAGACCGGCACGCCTCCGGCGTCGGAGACCGGCTGCTGCGGATGTCGGTGGGCCTGGAGGACGTCGAGGACCTGTGGGCCGACCTGTGCCAGGCGCTGGGCGGCGGCGATTCCGTACGCGGTGGGGTCAGTGCTCGGCCTGTTCGTACGGCGGCAGCTGCGGCAGGGGGCGCGCCGGGGTCGCCGCGAGGCGTGCGGTGA
- a CDS encoding Lrp/AsnC family transcriptional regulator, producing the protein MTESVALDTVDLHILRLLQNDARTTYRELAAEVGVAPSTCLDRVARLRRTGVILGHQLRLDPARLGRGLEALLSVQVRPHRRELIGPFVERIRSLPESRALFHLTGPDDYLVHVAVADTADLQRLVLDEFTSRREVARVETRLIFQQWECGPLLPPVPGVTVPAPGQVRPAD; encoded by the coding sequence ATGACTGAATCCGTCGCTCTCGACACGGTCGATCTGCACATTCTGCGGCTGTTGCAGAACGACGCCCGGACCACGTACCGGGAGCTGGCGGCCGAGGTCGGCGTGGCGCCCTCGACGTGTCTGGACCGGGTGGCCCGCCTGCGCCGCACCGGTGTCATCCTCGGTCACCAGCTGCGGCTGGATCCGGCCAGACTCGGCCGGGGTCTGGAGGCGCTGCTGTCCGTACAGGTACGGCCGCACCGACGGGAGCTGATCGGGCCGTTCGTGGAGCGGATCAGGTCGCTGCCGGAGTCCCGGGCCCTGTTCCATCTGACCGGCCCCGACGACTATCTGGTGCATGTGGCCGTGGCGGACACGGCCGATCTGCAACGGCTCGTGCTGGACGAGTTCACCTCGCGGCGCGAAGTGGCCCGGGTGGAGACGCGGTTGATCTTCCAGCAGTGGGAGTGCGGACCGCTGCTCCCACCGGTGCCGGGGGTGACGGTTCCGGCCCCCGGTCAGGTCCGTCCCGCCGATTGA